Proteins from one Corynebacterium testudinoris genomic window:
- the gdhA gene encoding NADP-specific glutamate dehydrogenase: MSVDEQVSTYYNMLLKRNAGEPEFHQAVSEVLESLKIVLEKDPHYADYGLIQRLCEPERQLIFRVPWVDDNGVVQVNRGFRVQFNSALGPYKGGLRFHPSVNLGIVKFLGFEQIFKNSLTGLPIGGGKGGSDFDPKGKSDAEVMRFCQSFMTELHRHIGEYRDVPAGDIGVGGREIGYLFGQYRRLANQHESGVLTGKGLAWGGSLVRTEATGYGTVYLTQEMMKEHGEDLSGAKVIVSGSGNVAIYAIEKAQELGATVVGFSDSSGWVETPNGVNVELLRDIKEVRRERVTAYVDEETGATYHSDGSIWDLAADVALPCATQNELNGEHAATLAANGVRYVAEGANMPSTPEAIEVFREKGVHFAPGKAANAGGVATSALEMQQNASRDSWSFEYTDQRLHMIMSNIFKNMSKTASEYGHEHNYVVGANIAGFKKVADAMLAQGVI, encoded by the coding sequence ATGTCTGTTGATGAGCAGGTCTCGACCTACTACAACATGCTCCTTAAGCGAAACGCGGGCGAACCCGAGTTTCACCAGGCCGTCTCTGAGGTTCTCGAATCCCTCAAGATTGTCCTAGAAAAGGACCCGCACTACGCCGACTACGGCCTCATTCAGCGCCTGTGCGAGCCGGAACGCCAACTCATCTTCCGGGTGCCGTGGGTCGACGACAACGGCGTTGTCCAGGTCAACCGTGGTTTCCGCGTGCAGTTCAACTCGGCGCTTGGCCCCTACAAGGGTGGCCTGCGCTTCCACCCCTCGGTCAACCTGGGCATCGTGAAGTTCCTCGGCTTCGAGCAGATCTTTAAAAACTCCCTCACCGGCCTGCCCATCGGCGGCGGCAAGGGCGGCTCCGACTTCGATCCCAAGGGCAAGTCCGACGCCGAGGTCATGCGCTTTTGCCAGTCCTTCATGACCGAGCTGCACCGCCACATCGGCGAGTACCGCGACGTTCCCGCCGGTGACATCGGCGTCGGTGGCCGCGAAATCGGCTACCTCTTCGGCCAGTACCGCCGCCTGGCTAACCAGCACGAATCCGGCGTCCTCACCGGCAAGGGCCTGGCCTGGGGCGGTTCCCTCGTGCGCACCGAAGCCACCGGCTACGGCACCGTCTACCTCACCCAGGAAATGATGAAGGAGCACGGCGAGGATCTCTCCGGCGCCAAGGTCATCGTCTCCGGCTCCGGCAACGTCGCCATCTACGCCATCGAAAAGGCCCAGGAGCTCGGCGCCACCGTCGTCGGTTTCTCCGACTCCTCCGGTTGGGTGGAGACCCCCAACGGCGTCAACGTGGAACTGCTCCGCGACATCAAGGAAGTCCGCCGCGAGCGCGTCACCGCCTACGTCGACGAAGAGACGGGCGCGACCTACCACTCCGATGGCTCCATCTGGGACCTCGCCGCTGACGTCGCCCTGCCGTGCGCCACCCAGAACGAGCTCAACGGTGAGCACGCCGCCACCCTCGCCGCCAACGGTGTCCGCTACGTCGCCGAAGGTGCGAACATGCCCTCCACCCCGGAGGCCATCGAGGTCTTCCGCGAGAAGGGCGTCCACTTCGCCCCGGGCAAGGCAGCTAACGCCGGTGGCGTGGCCACGTCCGCTTTAGAAATGCAACAGAACGCCTCCCGTGACTCCTGGTCCTTCGAGTACACCGACCAGCGCTTGCACATGATCATGTCGAACATCTTCAAGAACATGTCCAAGACGGCGTCCGAGTACGGGCACGAGCACAACTACGTCGTCGGTGCGAACATCGCCGGCTTTAAGAAGGTCGCCGACGCCATGCTCGCCCAGGGCGTTATCTAG
- a CDS encoding YceD family protein, giving the protein MTSPFKFNIARLSDFEQRTQTGPAPVRIGPEMIGIPEGGEVTVDATLTHLGGGVLVDADVRGELIGQCVRCLTEIRRPLDMHISQVFSTSPDFVTGDEDEDGLTDDIPEVTGDTLDLLQTVIDEAGLTLPFNPTCDGGCSDEETPAPDGVSGEDEDKLQDPRWAGLEKFL; this is encoded by the coding sequence ATGACTTCACCTTTCAAGTTCAACATTGCCCGGCTCAGCGACTTTGAGCAGCGAACCCAGACCGGCCCCGCCCCCGTCCGCATCGGCCCCGAAATGATCGGAATCCCCGAAGGCGGGGAGGTCACCGTCGACGCGACCCTCACCCACCTCGGTGGGGGAGTGCTTGTCGACGCCGACGTGCGCGGCGAGCTCATCGGCCAGTGCGTTCGCTGCCTCACGGAGATCCGCCGCCCGCTGGATATGCACATCAGCCAGGTCTTCTCCACCTCGCCCGACTTCGTCACCGGCGACGAGGACGAAGACGGCCTCACCGATGACATTCCCGAGGTCACCGGCGATACCCTCGACCTCCTGCAGACCGTCATCGACGAAGCCGGCCTCACCCTGCCGTTCAACCCGACCTGCGACGGCGGCTGCTCGGACGAGGAGACCCCCGCCCCCGACGGTGTGTCCGGCGAAGACGAGGACAAGCTGCAAGATCCCCGCTGGGCCGGGTTGGAGAAGTTCCTGTGA
- a CDS encoding Abi family protein, whose translation MAKYEKPWLSVDEQIDRLSSQGVTIQDRDRAASILHAVGYYRLTGYLYPYRESEHSTDEQGHARVQVLAAYRQGTTLQHAEDIINFDRRLRMLVMDGIERFEVAVRMQVGYALGKRSPFAYEDPAVFTTSFVNQRTDVRDPGPSKHVEWLQKVNERRSRSDERFVEHFREKYEDRMPVWALTEILELGQLSGLYRGMNQQDAEEIATAFGVPTKKIMSSWLASLNYVRNVAAHHSRLFNRKLQNAPSRPKVGQIPLLDHLRGSENAKGVFGTYNALAVIAYVLTSIDPEADWTQRTSALLREFPTTHALSIESMGAPTDWESLKLWKP comes from the coding sequence ATGGCTAAGTATGAGAAGCCCTGGCTGTCAGTCGACGAGCAGATTGATCGGCTTTCAAGTCAGGGGGTGACAATCCAGGATCGCGATCGAGCAGCTTCCATCCTGCATGCCGTGGGGTACTACCGACTAACCGGATACCTATACCCTTACCGCGAGTCCGAGCACTCAACCGACGAACAAGGCCACGCTCGAGTCCAAGTGCTTGCTGCCTATCGTCAGGGAACGACTCTCCAACATGCGGAAGACATCATCAATTTCGATCGACGGCTGCGAATGCTCGTGATGGATGGCATCGAGCGTTTCGAGGTCGCAGTCCGTATGCAAGTCGGCTACGCACTTGGGAAAAGATCACCATTTGCCTACGAAGACCCAGCCGTCTTCACCACATCGTTTGTTAACCAGCGCACTGACGTTCGAGACCCTGGCCCGAGCAAGCATGTGGAATGGCTTCAGAAGGTGAACGAGCGAAGATCTCGTTCGGATGAGAGGTTCGTCGAGCACTTCAGGGAGAAGTACGAGGACCGAATGCCAGTGTGGGCCCTCACTGAAATCCTTGAGTTGGGGCAACTCTCTGGTTTATACCGCGGCATGAATCAACAAGATGCTGAGGAGATTGCGACGGCTTTCGGAGTTCCAACGAAGAAAATCATGTCGAGTTGGCTGGCCAGCCTAAATTATGTACGCAACGTTGCTGCACACCACTCCCGGCTGTTCAATAGGAAGCTCCAGAACGCGCCTTCCCGCCCTAAAGTTGGCCAGATCCCGCTCCTCGACCACTTGCGGGGTAGTGAGAATGCAAAAGGTGTCTTTGGCACCTACAACGCCCTTGCCGTCATCGCGTATGTACTGACGTCAATCGACCCAGAAGCTGACTGGACGCAACGGACGTCCGCACTTCTTCGTGAATTCCCAACTACGCATGCTCTATCGATCGAGTCAATGGGTGCACCCACGGACTGGGAGTCTCTAAAGCTCTGGAAACCTTAG
- a CDS encoding glycerate kinase family protein, protein MVSVIIAPDSFKGTATAQEAARYLGEGVRSVIRDAQITLAPMADGGEGTAATFAGQQITLPTVDAAGRLTDATYTFDAEASTAYIDVAAASGLPAVADDPVPLTGDTYGTGVLIADAQTRGAERIVLGLGGSATVDAGTGILVALGATPLNSQGYALPKGGGQLGELASVDTAQLNIPAAAVEWVLLTDVTAPVVGPDGAAAVFGPQKGATPDEVMLLDAALTHACDIFNVDPLTPGYGAAGAIPVAIHWLSTLLHGNPSKVHVLPGAQVVADALGLPESIQQAGLVITGEGAFDDQSLTGKVVGTIAELVEGTDATLAIAAGRMDLDPGDGVIAAELGDGDVDKQLFQAGAAIAADYLRISTAQG, encoded by the coding sequence ATGGTTTCCGTCATCATCGCCCCGGACTCGTTCAAAGGCACGGCCACCGCTCAGGAGGCCGCCCGCTACTTAGGAGAGGGCGTGCGTTCGGTCATTCGGGATGCGCAGATCACCCTCGCCCCCATGGCTGATGGTGGGGAAGGTACGGCCGCTACCTTCGCCGGTCAGCAGATCACCCTCCCAACGGTTGATGCCGCCGGTCGCCTCACCGATGCGACCTATACCTTCGATGCGGAGGCCAGCACCGCTTACATCGACGTGGCTGCCGCGTCCGGTTTGCCCGCCGTTGCGGACGATCCCGTGCCCCTGACCGGCGACACTTACGGAACCGGCGTCCTCATTGCGGATGCCCAGACTCGCGGCGCCGAGCGCATCGTCTTAGGCCTCGGCGGGTCCGCCACCGTCGACGCGGGCACGGGCATCCTCGTCGCCCTCGGCGCCACGCCCCTCAACTCGCAGGGCTATGCCCTCCCCAAGGGAGGCGGTCAGCTCGGCGAGCTCGCCAGCGTGGATACCGCGCAACTCAACATCCCCGCAGCGGCCGTCGAATGGGTCTTGCTTACCGACGTCACCGCCCCCGTCGTCGGCCCGGACGGCGCCGCCGCAGTCTTCGGCCCGCAAAAGGGGGCTACCCCCGATGAGGTCATGCTTCTCGACGCCGCCCTCACCCACGCCTGCGACATCTTCAACGTCGACCCACTCACGCCGGGATATGGCGCCGCCGGCGCCATCCCCGTCGCCATCCACTGGCTCTCCACCCTGCTGCACGGCAACCCCAGCAAGGTTCACGTCCTGCCCGGCGCGCAGGTGGTTGCCGACGCCCTAGGCCTGCCGGAGTCGATCCAGCAGGCCGGGCTCGTCATCACCGGCGAAGGCGCCTTCGACGATCAGTCCCTCACGGGCAAAGTCGTGGGCACCATCGCTGAGCTCGTTGAGGGCACCGATGCCACCCTCGCGATCGCCGCCGGGCGCATGGACCTCGACCCCGGTGACGGGGTGATTGCAGCGGAG
- a CDS encoding alanine/glycine:cation symporter family protein, with amino-acid sequence MENIESFVTGTINDNLWTVVPWLLIAAGLYFGIRTLLVQIRLVPDMFRSVMEKPGGKGKDQDDEYGGISAFQAFTISAASRVGTGNVAGVAVAITLGGPGAVFWMWMIAIIGGATAFVESTLAQLWKTRDKDGNYHGGPAYYMTRGLNARWLAILFAIFISITYGFIYNAIQTNSIVEAVGQSLQRDSLGFKMIIGGVLALFTASIIFGGVRRIAHATQIIVPFMAVAYIIVAVIVLSLRIQEVPGVIADIVGHALGFKEVVGATVGAAFMNGMRRGLFSNEAGQGSAPNAAATATVSHPVKQGLVQTLGVYFDTLVVCSITAFIILLGSQDMVYGESIQGASLTQAALSSEVGAWGTHFVTFILFFLAFSSILGNYYLAQANIEYLTKSTTWLNVFRVVVVGFVFFGAVGSLPLVWALGDTFAASMVFINLIAIIPLGGVAFKLLKNYGEQKRQGLDPVFNRDMLPELKNVEVWDGSDPVTRRSEEDRRKLEGRSEWPIV; translated from the coding sequence ATGGAAAACATCGAATCGTTCGTCACAGGGACGATCAACGACAACCTCTGGACGGTCGTGCCGTGGTTGCTCATTGCGGCCGGACTCTACTTCGGCATCCGTACCCTGCTGGTCCAGATCCGTCTGGTGCCCGATATGTTCCGGTCCGTCATGGAGAAGCCTGGTGGGAAGGGCAAGGACCAGGATGATGAGTATGGCGGAATCTCGGCGTTCCAGGCGTTCACCATCTCGGCGGCGTCGCGCGTGGGTACCGGCAACGTGGCTGGTGTCGCAGTCGCTATCACGCTGGGTGGGCCGGGTGCGGTCTTCTGGATGTGGATGATCGCCATCATTGGTGGCGCGACGGCGTTTGTGGAGTCGACGTTGGCCCAGCTGTGGAAGACGCGCGATAAGGATGGCAACTATCACGGTGGCCCGGCGTATTACATGACCAGGGGTCTCAATGCCCGCTGGCTGGCGATATTGTTCGCGATCTTTATCTCGATTACGTATGGCTTCATCTACAACGCTATCCAGACGAACTCGATCGTCGAGGCGGTTGGCCAGTCCCTGCAGCGTGATTCGCTGGGCTTCAAGATGATCATCGGTGGCGTCCTGGCCCTGTTCACGGCGTCGATTATCTTCGGTGGTGTGCGCCGCATTGCGCATGCCACTCAGATCATTGTTCCGTTCATGGCGGTGGCCTACATCATCGTCGCTGTCATCGTGTTGTCGCTGCGCATCCAGGAAGTTCCGGGAGTTATCGCTGACATCGTCGGCCACGCTCTCGGCTTCAAGGAAGTGGTCGGCGCGACGGTCGGCGCGGCGTTCATGAACGGTATGCGTCGAGGTTTGTTCTCTAACGAGGCCGGCCAGGGTTCCGCCCCCAACGCGGCCGCTACGGCGACGGTGTCGCACCCCGTCAAGCAGGGACTTGTGCAGACCCTGGGCGTATATTTTGACACGTTGGTCGTCTGTTCCATCACCGCTTTCATCATTCTGCTCGGTAGCCAGGACATGGTGTACGGCGAGAGCATCCAGGGTGCGTCCCTAACTCAGGCGGCACTGTCTAGTGAGGTCGGCGCGTGGGGTACGCACTTCGTTACCTTCATCCTTTTCTTCCTGGCGTTCTCCTCCATCCTGGGTAATTACTACTTGGCTCAGGCCAACATCGAGTACCTGACCAAGTCGACAACCTGGCTCAACGTGTTCCGCGTGGTTGTGGTTGGGTTCGTGTTCTTCGGTGCTGTCGGCTCCCTCCCGCTGGTCTGGGCGCTGGGCGATACTTTCGCGGCGTCGATGGTCTTCATCAACCTCATCGCGATCATCCCGTTGGGTGGGGTGGCCTTCAAGCTGCTCAAGAACTACGGTGAGCAGAAGCGGCAGGGGCTCGATCCGGTGTTTAACCGTGACATGCTCCCTGAGCTCAAGAACGTCGAGGTGTGGGACGGCTCCGACCCGGTCACTCGTCGTAGCGAGGAAGACCGCCGCAAGCTCGAAGGTCGAAGCGAATGGCCGATCGTCTAA
- a CDS encoding acylphosphatase: MADRLTAYVHGLVQGVGFRWWVRGEAVELDLTGSATNLPDGRVCVVAEGSGDHLEELLHRLQEKRTSHRRPGRVDRVAFKWSPAKGERGFSVE; this comes from the coding sequence ATGGCCGATCGTCTAACTGCTTACGTGCACGGATTGGTGCAGGGCGTGGGCTTCCGCTGGTGGGTGCGCGGTGAGGCCGTCGAACTGGACCTCACCGGGTCTGCCACCAATCTTCCCGATGGTCGCGTCTGCGTCGTCGCGGAAGGCTCGGGTGATCACCTCGAAGAGTTGCTCCATCGGCTGCAGGAAAAACGGACGTCCCATCGTCGCCCAGGTCGGGTGGACCGAGTGGCTTTCAAGTGGTCCCCGGCCAAGGGCGAGCGCGGGTTTAGTGTCGAATAG
- a CDS encoding DivIVA domain-containing protein — protein sequence MYRVFEALDELVQTVEQAYGVPMTSNCMVPRNDMLALLDDLRNALPIEIDDAQDVLDKQDNILRGAEDRARGMVEDAEAQAAGILADSQDQADAMVADAQHRATTTVSQAEDDADRIVGGARREAEDTVARAQDEADRLNAEGKESYRRAVEDGMAEQKRLVSEAEVVRRSNEEAHRIVDAAHADSNRLRTECDEFVDSKLGEFEESLNGVLRSVTRDRQALRRGAGAAGSDYAPRRRTE from the coding sequence ATGTATCGCGTTTTCGAGGCCCTAGATGAACTCGTCCAGACTGTGGAGCAGGCGTATGGCGTTCCCATGACGTCGAATTGCATGGTCCCGCGCAATGACATGCTGGCTTTGCTCGATGACCTGCGCAATGCGCTGCCCATCGAGATTGATGATGCCCAGGATGTCCTGGATAAGCAGGACAACATCCTCCGTGGCGCCGAAGATCGCGCCCGCGGCATGGTAGAGGACGCTGAGGCCCAGGCTGCGGGCATCCTCGCAGATTCCCAGGATCAGGCGGACGCCATGGTCGCTGATGCTCAGCACCGTGCCACCACGACTGTCTCCCAGGCCGAGGATGACGCTGACCGCATTGTGGGCGGCGCCCGCAGGGAAGCAGAAGACACCGTCGCCCGCGCCCAGGATGAGGCCGATCGTCTCAACGCGGAAGGCAAGGAGTCCTACCGCCGCGCCGTCGAGGATGGTATGGCGGAGCAGAAGCGACTGGTTTCCGAGGCGGAGGTCGTGCGCCGCTCCAACGAGGAGGCTCACCGCATCGTCGATGCGGCCCACGCCGACTCGAACCGCCTGCGCACCGAGTGCGACGAGTTCGTCGACTCCAAGCTGGGAGAATTCGAGGAATCCCTCAACGGGGTCCTGCGTTCCGTCACCCGCGACCGTCAAGCTTTGCGACGCGGCGCTGGTGCCGCGGGCAGCGACTACGCCCCGCGCCGTCGAACTGAGTAA
- the mutM gene encoding bifunctional DNA-formamidopyrimidine glycosylase/DNA-(apurinic or apyrimidinic site) lyase produces MPELPEVEVVRQGLESHLLGSRFESVEVLHPRANRGQDAPLDDLLVGAHIHDVRRRGKYLWCDLGHDSALFVHLGMSGQMLVGKPGTCTSKHLRIRATLVGDDADHELAFVDQRTFGRWLFTSTRDGVPLPVTHIAHDPLEPGFDPAEVARRIRKKNSAIKAVLLDQTVVSGIGNIYADEALWAAQIAPTRRASSLTQEEVTQLLDAAADVMARALEQGGTSFDSLYVNVNGASGYFSRSLNAYGQEGEPCVRCGTPIRREKFMNRSSHFCPACQGRSFAEL; encoded by the coding sequence GTGCCCGAGCTACCCGAGGTAGAGGTCGTTCGGCAGGGACTAGAGTCCCATCTGTTGGGCTCTCGATTCGAGTCAGTCGAGGTCCTCCACCCCCGCGCCAACCGCGGCCAAGATGCCCCGCTCGACGATCTCCTCGTCGGCGCTCACATCCACGACGTTCGTCGGCGCGGCAAATACCTATGGTGCGACCTCGGCCACGACTCAGCCCTCTTCGTCCACTTGGGCATGAGCGGGCAAATGCTCGTCGGCAAGCCAGGCACCTGCACCTCCAAGCACCTGCGCATTCGCGCCACGCTCGTTGGCGATGATGCCGACCACGAGCTCGCCTTCGTCGACCAACGGACCTTCGGCCGCTGGCTCTTCACCTCCACCCGCGACGGCGTGCCCCTTCCCGTCACCCACATCGCCCACGACCCCTTAGAGCCTGGATTCGACCCCGCCGAGGTGGCCCGACGCATCCGCAAGAAAAACTCCGCGATCAAAGCCGTCCTACTCGACCAAACCGTAGTCAGCGGCATCGGCAACATCTACGCCGACGAAGCCCTCTGGGCCGCCCAGATCGCCCCCACCCGCCGAGCATCCTCCCTCACCCAAGAAGAAGTAACCCAGCTTCTCGACGCCGCCGCCGACGTCATGGCCCGCGCCCTCGAACAAGGCGGTACCTCCTTCGACTCTCTCTACGTCAACGTCAACGGCGCTTCGGGCTACTTCTCCCGGTCACTCAACGCCTACGGCCAAGAAGGGGAGCCGTGCGTGCGGTGTGGCACGCCGATTAGGCGCGAGAAATTTATGAACCGGTCGAGCCACTTTTGCCCGGCTTGTCAGGGGCGGAGCTTTGCTGAGCTTTGA
- the rnc gene encoding ribonuclease III — translation MSRKNRLTGDEALDAAFRAVDHAPLLAALGIPLADEGLRLALTHRSFANENGTLPNNERLEFLGDAVLGLSVANQLYTQYPSRPESDISKMRASIVSRYGLADIAREINLGPHILLGKGELVTDGRDKDSILADTTEALLGAIYLEHGFETARGVVLRLFAAKIDAASATNIHRDWKTALQERAAELKYPMPVYSATSTGPDHDLTFTATVTVNDVPLGYGVGASKKFAEQKSAHEAYRLLRDKPLAAQKEQ, via the coding sequence GTGAGCCGAAAGAACCGTCTGACCGGCGACGAAGCACTTGACGCGGCTTTCCGCGCAGTCGATCACGCGCCTCTGCTGGCCGCCCTCGGCATCCCCTTGGCCGATGAGGGCCTGCGCCTGGCGCTGACCCACCGCAGCTTCGCCAACGAAAACGGCACCCTGCCCAACAATGAGCGGCTGGAATTCCTCGGCGACGCCGTCCTCGGCCTGTCCGTAGCCAATCAGCTGTACACGCAGTATCCCTCGCGCCCCGAGTCGGACATTTCCAAGATGCGGGCATCGATCGTCTCCCGCTATGGGCTCGCCGACATCGCCCGCGAGATCAACCTTGGCCCGCACATCCTGCTGGGCAAGGGAGAGCTGGTCACCGACGGTCGCGACAAGGATTCCATCCTCGCCGACACCACCGAGGCGCTCCTCGGAGCGATCTACCTCGAGCACGGCTTCGAAACCGCCCGCGGCGTGGTCCTGCGCCTGTTCGCCGCGAAGATCGATGCTGCTTCCGCCACGAACATCCACCGCGACTGGAAGACCGCCCTGCAGGAACGGGCAGCTGAGCTGAAATACCCCATGCCGGTCTACTCCGCCACCTCTACCGGCCCCGATCACGACCTCACCTTCACCGCCACCGTGACGGTCAACGATGTCCCCCTCGGGTACGGAGTCGGCGCCAGCAAGAAGTTCGCCGAGCAGAAGTCCGCCCATGAGGCCTACCGGCTGCTCCGCGATAAGCCCCTGGCGGCCCAGAAGGAGCAGTAG